AATTTGACTTCCCAATTCACAAACCTTTTTTCGAATTGACCGAAGCGCAAAAAGAATTAGTTTGGACAGGAAATCAATATTTTCAAGGTCTAAATGACTTTTTCAAAGAACTCGAGGAGAAAAATTACAAGATTCAAAACCGGGTAATGTTGTCCCGTTACCGCGGAAAAACCAAGTGTAACACTTGCAAAGGAAAACGACTACGCATTGAAGCTTCTTATGTAAAAATAAACGGCAAAACGGTTTCCGATTTGGTGGATTTACCAATTCGTCATTTGGTAGATTTTTTCAAAAACATTGATCTCAACGAATACGAAATACAAATTGCCAAACGTCTTTTAATCGAAATTAATAATCGTTTGTCTTTTTTAACTGAAGTAGGTTTGGATTACCTGACCTTAAACCGAAATTCGGCTACGCTTTCTGGCGGTGAATCACAACGTATCAACTTAGCGACTTCTTTAGGAAGTAGTTTAGTCGGATCAATGTATATTTTGGATGAACCAAGTATTGGCCTGCATCCAAAAGACACCGAACGCTTAATTAAAGTATTGCTGTCTTTACGAGATTTAGGCAATACGGTAATCGTAGTAGAACACGATGAAGATATCATGAAAGCTGCCGATATGATTATCGACATTGGCCCAGAAGCAGGAACGCATGGTGGTAATTTAGTAGCGCAAGGAACCTATGACGAAATCCTGCAATCGGATTCTTTAACATCTTTATATTTGAATGGTAAATTAGAAATTGCTGTTCCAAAAAGAAGAAGACCGTTCAAAAATCAAATTGAAATCAAAGGCGCAAGAGAAAACAACTTGCAAAACATTGATGTTAGTTTTCCATTAGACGTTCTTACAGTAATAACTGGCGTTTCTGGAAGTGGAAAAAGTACTTTGGTCAAAAAAATCCTATTTCCTGCCATGCAAAAGAAACTCGATAATGCGGGTGAAAAAGCTGGGCAATTTACCGAAATGACTGGGTCTTTTTCGCATATCAAACATATAGAATATGTGGACCAAAATCCTATTGGAAGAAGCTCTCGTTCGAATCCCGTTACCTACATCAAAGCCTATGATGATATTCGGGATTTGTATGCCAAAGAAAAGCTTTCAAAAGTAAGAGGCTATCAAGCCAAACATTTTTCTTTCAACGTAGATGGCGGTCGCTGCGAAAGCTGTAAAGGTGAAGGAACCATCAATGTTGAAATGGTTTTCATGGCGGATGTGCAATTGCATTGCGAAACCTGTAATGGTAAACGATTTAAGAAAGAAGTATTAGAAGTTGCATTTGAAGGCAAAAACATCAATGATATTCTAACTATGACTATAGATGATGCGATAGCCTTTTTTACCACGCACAAACAAACCAAAATTACTCAAAAGCTACAACCGCTTCAGGATGTTGGCTTGGGTTATGTCCAACTAGGACAATCTTCATCTACACTATCTGGTGGGGAAGCGCAACGTATCAAGTTAGCTTCCTTCTTAGTAAAAGGTGCTACCAAAGACAAAGCGCTGTTTGTATTTGACGAACCTACAACTGGATTGCATTTTCATGATATTAAAAAATTATTAGCTTCCTTTGATGCTTTGATAGAAAAAGGACATTCCATCATTGTGATCGAACACAATTTGGATCTTATTAAATGTGCCGATTGGATTATTGATTTAGGACCAGAAGGAGGCGAAAACGGAGGACAATTATTAGGTGCTGGAACTCCTGAAGATTTGGTAAAAATGAAAAAATCGATTACGGCTAGTTATCTAAAAGAAAAACTATAAATCAGAATTAGTAACAGGAATCCACAAAAGTCTTACCGTCTTCATCTATGGCAATAAGAATTCGCTTTTCTTTACCATAAACAAAGGTTAGATAAAGCCAACATATTGACCATAATCCAAAGGTCAAACAAAACAATACAAAGTTAAAGCTGTGATTGATTCTTCTAGCTTCTCTAGATAAAATAGCAAAAGGTAATTTATCATTTCTCTCTTTTACTATAAATCCGGTGCTTATTTTTGAACTTACTCGTTTATAAAAATCTTGTAAACTCTTTTCGGAACTATACTGCTTGTGATTCATAAAATGGAATTCTATTCTTACTACAAACAAAAATAATCCCATCCAATCTCCTGTACAATACCAAGATTTAGTGATATTACACCAATTAGAATTTCAATTTTTTAATTAACGAATTCAATACTTGATTGATCTCCTTTGAAATTGAAAATCGATAATTAATATATACATAGAGTATGGTTACCAGAATGGATTTTAATACAATACCAATTATTGGATGAAATGGAAACTTCCAAAAGTAAAACAACACAAATAAAATGGCAGTAATTAAAATCGAATAGATCGTTTGGATTGTAAATGGATACAAATGCATTCTTTTTACCACAAACATCAATTTAGCAACACTATAAATGGTAATAGACAATAAGGTCGCTATTGCCGAACCTGTAATACCGTACAAAGGAATAAAGATCATATTCAAAACAATCGTAAAGAAAACAAGCATCAATCCTAAGAACAATACCATTCGGTAATATTTTGAATTAAAAATTATCGCATTGTTATTCCCTAAGATTAAATCAAAATATTTGGATAAACCAATGATAAAAACAATCCAAATTCCACCCGCATAATCTTTGGGTAGCATTTCGTACAATTGATCAATATTGACAAAAATGCACAACATAACAAAGCCGCCTACTATTTGCAAATTGACTGAAGTCTTCTTGTATAAATCATTCAGTTCATCGTGTTTGTTTTCATGCATTAACTTGGCCGTAATTGGATATACAATTTGGTGCATCGCCCGACTTGGCACTGAAATTACTAAGGCAATATAAGTTGCCACCGAATAAAAAGCAATATTACCAATGTCCATATATTGGTTCAACATAATTTTATCGCCATCCAAAAGAAGATTAGCTACACTACCGGATAAAATGATATAAAACGTGTATTCTAAAATACCTTTAACGTTATGGGGGATCGAAAGTTGAAATTCAGGTTTTTTTACTCTAAAGGCATACAGCATCGTGATTAATAATGCTACAAAATAAATTCCTGCCGTTAAGTAGATGAACTCTATTGCCGTAATCCATCCCAAATACATTCCTACTAAAGCTACTAACGAAAACAATCGCAGTCCCACTTCTTTGATGAAATTTCCAAAAACCGAATGCATATGCACCCTAGCCCAAGCATAAAATATCTCAAAATAAGCCATACATAATCCAATAAATGGGATTAAATAAATAAACTCCTTTACTATTGGATTTTTCTTGGTTACAAACAAACTGATCTCATCATAAAAAAATAAGCCTAAAAGTAAAAGCGGGATCGTTAATACTAGTGGAAATAGAACCGAAAAGGATAAAAATTGATTTTGTTCTTTCTCAGTTTTGCATTGCGAATAAAATTTAACTAAAGTATTCTGCATTCCAATTGCAAACAAAGGCATAATGACATTGGCACAAGACAAAATGTAATTGGACAAACCGTAATAGGTTTTTCCTAAAATAGAAGGGAATAAAAAAATCGTACTGATACCACCAATTGCAAAACCTATATAGGTGATGATGGTATTTTTTAAAGACTGATTTAATACGATTCCCATAAGTAAATTGGTATATTATTGTTGGCGAAGTAGTTCGACTA
This sequence is a window from Flavobacterium ammoniigenes. Protein-coding genes within it:
- the uvrA gene encoding excinuclease ABC subunit UvrA, giving the protein MPTDIASLDPKKNIIIKGAQVHNLKNVDVAIPRNKLVVITGLSGSGKSSLAFDTLYAEGQRRYVESLSSYARQFLGRLDKPKVEYIKGIAPAIAIEQKVNTTNARSTVGTSTEIYDYIKLLYARVGRTFSPVSGQEVKKNTVTDVVSEVKNLEIDSKWLLLAPIHLEKGRKLEDKLNVLLQQGFARILVDGEMVRLDDLPKNLGKKEIFLIVDRIVVKDEEEFYNRLADAVQTAFFEGKGICYLQELNSDKRFSYSNNFELDGITFLEPNVHLFSFNNPYGACPVCEGYGNIIGIDTELVIPNTSLSIYENAIFPWRGESMSWYRDELVKNAYKFDFPIHKPFFELTEAQKELVWTGNQYFQGLNDFFKELEEKNYKIQNRVMLSRYRGKTKCNTCKGKRLRIEASYVKINGKTVSDLVDLPIRHLVDFFKNIDLNEYEIQIAKRLLIEINNRLSFLTEVGLDYLTLNRNSATLSGGESQRINLATSLGSSLVGSMYILDEPSIGLHPKDTERLIKVLLSLRDLGNTVIVVEHDEDIMKAADMIIDIGPEAGTHGGNLVAQGTYDEILQSDSLTSLYLNGKLEIAVPKRRRPFKNQIEIKGARENNLQNIDVSFPLDVLTVITGVSGSGKSTLVKKILFPAMQKKLDNAGEKAGQFTEMTGSFSHIKHIEYVDQNPIGRSSRSNPVTYIKAYDDIRDLYAKEKLSKVRGYQAKHFSFNVDGGRCESCKGEGTINVEMVFMADVQLHCETCNGKRFKKEVLEVAFEGKNINDILTMTIDDAIAFFTTHKQTKITQKLQPLQDVGLGYVQLGQSSSTLSGGEAQRIKLASFLVKGATKDKALFVFDEPTTGLHFHDIKKLLASFDALIEKGHSIIVIEHNLDLIKCADWIIDLGPEGGENGGQLLGAGTPEDLVKMKKSITASYLKEKL
- a CDS encoding lipopolysaccharide biosynthesis protein, whose protein sequence is MGIVLNQSLKNTIITYIGFAIGGISTIFLFPSILGKTYYGLSNYILSCANVIMPLFAIGMQNTLVKFYSQCKTEKEQNQFLSFSVLFPLVLTIPLLLLGLFFYDEISLFVTKKNPIVKEFIYLIPFIGLCMAYFEIFYAWARVHMHSVFGNFIKEVGLRLFSLVALVGMYLGWITAIEFIYLTAGIYFVALLITMLYAFRVKKPEFQLSIPHNVKGILEYTFYIILSGSVANLLLDGDKIMLNQYMDIGNIAFYSVATYIALVISVPSRAMHQIVYPITAKLMHENKHDELNDLYKKTSVNLQIVGGFVMLCIFVNIDQLYEMLPKDYAGGIWIVFIIGLSKYFDLILGNNNAIIFNSKYYRMVLFLGLMLVFFTIVLNMIFIPLYGITGSAIATLLSITIYSVAKLMFVVKRMHLYPFTIQTIYSILITAILFVLFYFWKFPFHPIIGIVLKSILVTILYVYINYRFSISKEINQVLNSLIKKLKF